A window of the Glaciimonas sp. CA11.2 genome harbors these coding sequences:
- a CDS encoding SDR family oxidoreductase, giving the protein MENEFSGKIVVVAGGSGGIGRAIAAAFAAEGAQTVLTAHANQAAASDLGVGDVALRPDVYVADLRQEEGCKSVFDFVSQRYGRCDILVNAAGATRAGAFLSQSSEDWQDGFALKFFGCVALCRLFWPLLKAANGHVVNIIGGAARTPDFGFLVGGSVNAAMHNFTKGLSGLGKIDGVNVNAILPGLIETPRVEQLFSQRAAASGLSVEEVRAAQIAKDGIVRIGQPEDVAGLALFLCSERARHIQGTAIAVDGGGTSGVY; this is encoded by the coding sequence ATGGAAAACGAATTTTCAGGAAAAATTGTCGTTGTCGCCGGTGGCAGTGGTGGGATTGGGCGCGCAATTGCCGCCGCGTTCGCAGCCGAGGGCGCGCAAACGGTTCTCACCGCGCACGCAAATCAGGCGGCGGCGTCAGACCTTGGCGTGGGCGACGTTGCGTTGCGTCCCGACGTTTATGTTGCCGACCTGCGCCAAGAGGAGGGATGCAAGTCGGTGTTTGATTTTGTCTCCCAGCGTTATGGGCGTTGCGATATTTTGGTCAATGCAGCTGGCGCCACGCGCGCTGGTGCTTTTCTTTCGCAGTCCTCGGAAGACTGGCAGGATGGGTTCGCGCTCAAGTTCTTTGGTTGCGTCGCCCTTTGCCGCTTATTCTGGCCTTTGCTAAAAGCAGCGAATGGACACGTGGTCAATATTATCGGCGGTGCTGCGCGTACGCCAGATTTCGGATTTTTGGTCGGTGGTTCAGTCAATGCCGCCATGCACAACTTTACCAAGGGACTTTCTGGCTTGGGTAAAATTGACGGCGTTAACGTCAACGCAATCCTGCCGGGTTTGATAGAAACCCCTCGTGTCGAACAACTGTTTAGTCAGCGGGCAGCAGCAAGCGGCTTGTCGGTAGAAGAAGTGCGCGCAGCACAGATCGCCAAGGACGGCATCGTCAGAATCGGGCAGCCTGAAGACGTCGCAGGACTTGCGTTGTTTTTATGTTCCGAGCGTGCGCGCCACATTCAGGGAACGGCTATCGCGGTAGATGGTGGCGGCACGTCGGGTGTCTATTAA